A window of Onychostoma macrolepis isolate SWU-2019 chromosome 01, ASM1243209v1, whole genome shotgun sequence contains these coding sequences:
- the LOC131547970 gene encoding CD209 antigen-like protein 2 — protein sequence MEDEDVYQNVEHKDIKDTFGPQTQNHKQVQGKAKNCRGSSCLVLITVGLGLICVLLLVFIILQHITITAERDLIKSLQDNNTDLMQKKGWFFMSNELKSWSDSRQYCRDRGGDLVIINTEEKQRLISSFTTESVWIGLSDTENEGNMTWVDNSPMKQGFWVEGEPNNHGGYEDCIELNAADPILSNWNDLSCNYTRNGICEKY from the exons ATGGAGGACGAGGATGTTTATCAAAATGTTGAACACAAAGACATTAAGGACACATTTGGACCTCAAACACAAAATCACAAGCAGGTACAAGGAAAAGCTAAAAATTGCA GAGGAAGTAGTTGTTTGGTGTTGATCACAGTGGGTCTCGGGCTCAtttgtgttcttctgctggTCTTCATCATACTGCAGCACATCACCATCACAGCAGAGAGAGACCTGATAAAGAGCTTACAGGACAATAACACGGATCTAATGCAGAAGAAAG GTTGGTTTTTCATGTCCAATGAGTTGAAGAGCTGGTCTGACAGCAGGCAGTACTGCAGGGATCGTGGTGGTGATCTGGTCATTATCAACACTGAAGAGAAGCAG agactcatATCTTCATTCACCACAGAGAGTGTTTGGATTGGTTTGTCTGACACAGAGAACGAGGGCAACATGACATGGGTGGATAATTCACCAATGAAACAAGG GTTTTGGGTCGAGGGTGAGCCAAATAACCATGGTGGATATGAGGACTGTATTGAACTGAATGCTGCAGACCCTATCCTGAGCAACTGGAATGATCTGTCATGCAATTACACAAGAAACGGGATTTGTGAGAAATACTGA
- the LOC131543550 gene encoding C-type lectin domain family 4 member A-like: MANDRSARASGEPGEPGCDRASLVTSLLLKMLRGIRTHLLSTEVNGKVWRIICTQNWILANIHNRSGPRTQSRCQDEGKAQKQRGSRCLVLIAVGLGLICVLLLVFIILQNITITAERDLINSYKNTVEDFNQTINSLQDNYTDLMTEKHQLQNNFSSLSQKKLELESKVTSLSDKLNMDASKRVCFFISNELKSWSDSRQYCRERGADLVIINTEEKQKFISSLVKERAWIGLSDTENEGNMTWVDNSTLKQGFWLRGEPNNQDGNEDCIELMPSHPALNNWNDLPCSEKRKGFCEK; this comes from the exons ATGGCCAATGACAGAA GTGCACGCGCATCAGGTGAACCTGGCGAACCGGGCTGTGACCGAGCCTCGCTGGTGACGTCACTGCTGCTGAAGATGCTGCGTGGTATTCGGACGCATCTGCTCTCCACTGAAGTTAATGGGAAGGTTtggcgtatcatatgcacgcaaaATTGGATTTTGGC AAATATTCATAACAGATCTGGACCTCGAACACAGAGTCGCTGCCAGGATGAAGGAAAAGCTCAAAAGCAAA GAGGAAGTAGATGTTTGGTGTTGATCGCAGTGGGTCTCGGGCTCAtttgtgttcttctgctggTCTTCATCATACTGCAGAACATCACCATCACAGCAGAGAGAGACCTGATAAACAGTTACAAGAACACAGTTGAAGATTTCAATCAAACCATCAACAGCTTACAAGACAATTACACTGATCTAATGACTGAAAAACACCAACTGCAGAACAACTTCAGCTCTTTGAGTCAGAAGAAGCTGGAGTTAGAAAGCAAAGTCACTTCTCTAAGTGATAAACTAAACATGGACGCTTCTAAACGAG tttgttttttcatatcCAACGAGTTGAAGAGCTGGTCTGACAGCAGGCAGTACTGCAGGGAACGTGGAGCTGATCTGGTCATTATCAACACTGAAGAGAAGCAG AAGTTCATATCTTCATTAGTCAAGGAGAGAGCGTGGATTGGTTTGTCTGACACAGAGAACGAGGGCAACATGACATGGGTGGATaattcaacactgaaacaagg GTTTTGGCTTAGAGGTGAGCCAAATAATCAAGATGGAAATGAGGACTGTATTGAACTGATGCCTTCACATCCCGCCCTGAACAACTGGAATGATCTGCCATGCTCAGAGAAGAGAAAAGGGTTCTGTGAGAAATAG